Proteins encoded in a region of the Ranitomeya imitator isolate aRanImi1 chromosome 9, aRanImi1.pri, whole genome shotgun sequence genome:
- the LOC138648573 gene encoding 4-galactosyl-N-acetylglucosaminide 3-alpha-L-fucosyltransferase FUT6-like, with protein MEHQGKTLTYRNAFIIFIAQLFLSTIFFSLYNYGNRSLVSSMFSYTSIPQETANNTKIILVWTWPFGGVFPLNECPPYIDFSGCFYTANRSLYSSADAIVMHHRDVCNSREQLPQMPRPPNQYWVWFNLESPSHSPNLHFMDDLINLTMSYRADSDIFSPYGWLDPNKEEDTFQIPPKTKLVAWAISNWNPGSKRVRYYQELKKFLSVDVYGRQHLPLPKNKHEQTLAQYKFYLAFENSIHEDYITEKLWKNALSFGCVPVVLGPTRKNYERFIPKDSFIHVDDFSTAEELAKYILKLDGDEKAYQQYFSWRSRLHPIGNTDWRTHYCKVCKALKEAPPNKTISKLGAWYK; from the coding sequence ATGGAGCACCAAGGGAAAACTCTGACATACAGGAATGCTTTTATCATTTTCATTGCACAACTGTTCCTCTCAACCATTTTCTTTTCACTCTATAACTATGGAAATCGCTCATTGGTTAGCAGTATGTTTTCATATACAAGTATCCCCCAGGAAACAGCTAACAATACTAAGATCATCCTTGTTTGGACGTGGCCATTTGGTGGTGTATTTCCACTTAATGAATGTCCCCCATACATTGATTTTTCTGGATGCTTTTATACAGCTAACAGATCATTATATTCTTCCGCAGATGCAATTGTTATGCATCACAGAGATGTTTGTAATTCCAGAGAACAATTACCCCAGATGCCAAGACCACCAAATCAGTACTGGGTTTGGTTTAACTTGGAGTCTCCATCACATAGCCCAAATTTGCATTTTATGGATGATCTTATCAACCTCACAATGTCTTACAGAGCTGACTCAGATATTTTCTCACCTTATGGTTGGTTAGATCCAAATAAAGAAGAAGATACCTTCCAAATTCCTCCAAAGACCAAGCTGGTGGCCTGGGCAATAAGTAACTGGAATCCAGGTTCTAAAAGAGTACGCTATTATCAGGAACTAAAGAAATTTCTATCTGTAGACGTTTATGGAAGGCAGCATTTACCTCTGCCAAAAAATAAACATGAACAAACGTTGGCACAGTACAAGTTTTATCTCGCCTTTGAAAACTCTATTCATGAAGACTATATTACAGAGAAACTTTGGAAGAACGCATTGTCGTTTGGATGCGTACCAGTTGTTCTTGGTCCTACTCGTAAAAACTATGAACGCTTTATTCCAAAAGACTCTTTTATCCACGTAGATGACTTCTCCACAGCTGAAGAGCTCGCTAAATATATCTTGAAGTTAGACGGTGATGAGAAAGCTTACCAACAGTATTTTTCATGGAGATCCAGACTTCATCCGATTGGAAATACTGATTGGCGGACTCATTACTGCAAGGTGTGTAAAGCACTAAAAGAGGCTCCGCCAAACAAAACTATTTCAAAACTTGGAGCATGGTACAAATGA